In a single window of the Acidobacteriota bacterium genome:
- a CDS encoding HAMP domain-containing histidine kinase, whose protein sequence is MSEVAGKSVVKHRGATAVSVVAAVVAAVSLGALLVVTSGARTVAVTSQALEWSNAVSAASAATRAANSQALVFAVDFDLGVASPQARSVALTEARSSLAALESAAASPPGGAQQESVLIAVRDLQVAAADTIEALERANLFEADRLHSEVFAQAYQDTSAALFVQQAAFATAVLDADGVAARFESVTQLLITLLIPVGAVLAYRRVVARQQRERKIIFEARLSAEKRYSRSKDEFFDGISHELRTPLTAIYGLSEHLVEHGLGDIGEAEELIALIHRDSAELFRMVEDLLMAARLDDGLFKVDLASVDVRAVFDGVAGSLRRSGVTVSVEGTASAHAEHRFLTHVARNLLSNASTYGGGEVLVKIKERASTVRITVADDGPGVDPATVDTLFAPLVHDGSEVLLVGSVGLGLAVARLLIEVMGGTIQYSRIDGWTVFTATLQADGSDAAVKSIAMPSDPFAPAPSPESGTAPPGQIAMGA, encoded by the coding sequence ATGTCCGAAGTTGCAGGCAAGAGTGTGGTAAAACACCGCGGGGCGACGGCTGTCTCGGTCGTGGCCGCGGTCGTGGCCGCTGTGTCCCTAGGCGCCCTCCTTGTTGTGACATCAGGAGCAAGGACGGTTGCGGTCACCTCACAGGCCCTTGAGTGGTCAAACGCGGTGTCGGCGGCCTCGGCTGCGACACGCGCCGCAAACTCACAAGCGCTGGTGTTCGCAGTCGACTTCGACCTCGGTGTAGCCTCGCCGCAGGCTAGGAGCGTTGCCCTAACCGAGGCAAGGAGCAGCCTTGCTGCCCTGGAATCAGCCGCTGCCTCGCCTCCGGGCGGTGCACAGCAAGAATCGGTATTAATAGCGGTTCGAGATCTTCAGGTAGCCGCCGCAGACACGATCGAAGCCCTCGAACGCGCCAACCTTTTCGAGGCGGACCGGCTCCACAGTGAGGTCTTTGCACAGGCCTATCAGGATACATCCGCAGCCCTGTTCGTACAACAGGCTGCTTTCGCCACCGCGGTTCTGGATGCAGACGGGGTCGCTGCACGTTTTGAGTCGGTGACGCAGTTGCTGATAACGTTGCTGATTCCTGTGGGTGCAGTGTTGGCATATCGAAGAGTTGTGGCACGACAGCAGCGAGAGCGAAAAATTATCTTCGAAGCGCGATTGTCCGCCGAAAAAAGGTACTCCAGGTCTAAGGACGAGTTCTTTGACGGCATATCGCACGAACTCAGAACGCCCCTTACTGCCATCTACGGGCTCTCTGAACATCTCGTTGAGCACGGACTGGGCGATATCGGTGAGGCCGAAGAGCTCATTGCGCTCATCCATCGCGATTCTGCAGAGTTGTTCAGGATGGTCGAGGATCTTCTGATGGCTGCCCGTCTTGACGATGGCCTGTTCAAGGTGGACCTCGCGTCCGTCGACGTCCGGGCGGTGTTCGACGGTGTTGCCGGTTCACTGAGGCGGTCGGGCGTCACTGTCAGTGTGGAAGGGACCGCGTCGGCTCATGCCGAACACCGCTTCCTCACCCATGTCGCACGCAACCTGTTGTCGAACGCCTCCACGTACGGCGGGGGAGAGGTCCTGGTGAAGATCAAGGAGCGCGCCTCGACTGTCCGCATCACGGTTGCTGACGACGGACCCGGTGTCGACCCCGCCACCGTCGACACTTTGTTCGCCCCGTTAGTCCACGACGGGTCTGAGGTGCTGCTCGTCGGCAGTGTCGGACTTGGCCTTGCTGTCGCCCGCCTGCTTATCGAGGTTATGGGAGGCACGATCCAGTATTCCCGGATCGATGGGTGGACTGTTTTCACCGCGACACTTCAGGCCGACGGTTCGGACGCCGCTGTCAAGAGTATCGCAATGCCGAGTGATCCGTTTGCACCTGCTCCGTCGCCCGAAAGCGGAACGGCTCCTCCGGGACAAATCGCGATGGGCGCCTAG
- a CDS encoding PQQ-dependent sugar dehydrogenase: MLTSTEGIIVTAKRWRVGVVLMILVASACSSTGGAVTTTTTSDSGDATGTTSSDVPEETSAPAPDVVPPAPPSSEGFDPLLGIRPEFVNDDIPLPSMILSAPGDDYLYMVDKRGTIRVFDADLNKLPDRMINIRDQVASGGIEQGLLGMAFHPNYAQNGRFYLYYVDSGGSRTLSEFTVESHNPPITDPSSEKVMFKRQQAEGVEPRHYGGFLEFGPDGYLYVSIGDGAKSRDNGQNPNTIFGTILRLDVDGGDPYGIPPDNPFVDGGGAPEVWAYGLRNPWRFDIDPVDNLIYIADVGQSAMEEVNVVSLDGGGYNFGWDEVEGTKCFRKQGCDQSSYVAPLVTYGHEEGCSITGGVLYRGSAIPELFGHYLYADWCTGLVRSFRVVDGVAVDEQDWSSAFQGLQINTWGTDPDGEMWIGTFDGSVYKIVPER; encoded by the coding sequence GTGCTGACATCAACGGAGGGCATAATTGTGACGGCAAAGAGATGGCGGGTTGGCGTTGTACTGATGATTTTGGTTGCGTCAGCGTGTTCATCGACGGGTGGGGCCGTGACGACAACGACGACGAGCGACTCCGGTGATGCAACAGGCACCACCTCGTCTGATGTTCCGGAGGAAACAAGCGCCCCGGCTCCGGATGTCGTCCCGCCGGCGCCCCCGAGCAGCGAAGGATTCGACCCCTTGTTGGGCATCAGGCCCGAATTTGTCAACGATGACATCCCGCTTCCGTCGATGATCCTTTCAGCTCCGGGCGACGACTACCTCTATATGGTCGACAAACGCGGCACAATCAGGGTGTTCGACGCAGACCTCAACAAGCTTCCCGACCGCATGATCAACATTCGCGACCAGGTGGCGTCGGGCGGGATCGAGCAAGGGCTCCTCGGGATGGCATTTCATCCCAACTACGCACAAAACGGGCGTTTCTACTTGTACTACGTCGATTCAGGCGGTTCCCGCACCCTCTCAGAGTTCACTGTTGAGAGCCATAATCCACCGATTACGGACCCGTCTAGCGAAAAGGTGATGTTCAAGCGGCAGCAGGCCGAGGGGGTGGAGCCTCGTCACTACGGTGGTTTCCTCGAGTTCGGTCCGGACGGCTATCTGTACGTTTCTATCGGCGATGGCGCCAAGTCGCGAGACAACGGTCAAAACCCGAACACTATCTTCGGGACGATTCTCCGTCTCGACGTCGACGGCGGCGACCCGTACGGTATTCCGCCGGACAACCCCTTTGTCGACGGCGGAGGAGCGCCCGAGGTTTGGGCGTACGGCCTACGCAACCCATGGCGATTTGATATCGATCCCGTGGACAACCTCATATACATAGCCGACGTTGGGCAATCCGCAATGGAAGAGGTCAATGTCGTGTCTCTTGACGGTGGTGGCTACAACTTTGGCTGGGATGAGGTCGAAGGGACGAAGTGTTTCAGGAAACAGGGATGTGATCAGTCGTCCTACGTTGCGCCTCTGGTCACCTACGGCCACGAGGAGGGTTGCTCGATCACAGGAGGCGTCCTATACCGTGGTTCGGCGATCCCCGAGTTGTTCGGTCACTATCTCTACGCGGATTGGTGCACTGGATTGGTGCGGAGCTTCAGAGTTGTCGACGGTGTTGCTGTTGACGAGCAGGATTGGAGCTCGGCGTTCCAGGGCCTCCAAATCAACACATGGGGCACTGATCCTGACGGCGAAATGTGGATCGGCACTTTCGATGGCTCGGTCTACAAGATCGTCCCCGAACGATAA
- a CDS encoding DUF2461 family protein: MRPVATKDWSLMFNGFGAEGLDFLGRMSSMTTTDFQAHKKDYLTLIAEPAKAFISAIVPLLPEAISPGIEGIPRTNGSIAPINNDRRFSPDKPPYKDHLLFRFWEGPDKKTAPTLFVRIAPESAGFASGVVFADVARWRTRIAADGDGLVLAIASLRTNRSAEVVGESLKRTPAPYADDHRHAALLRHKMFQVRWLATGIDIAADGLVEQAAAELSVAFAVHLWLGAL; the protein is encoded by the coding sequence ATGAGACCGGTAGCCACCAAGGATTGGAGTCTGATGTTCAACGGTTTCGGCGCTGAAGGCCTAGATTTCCTGGGGCGGATGTCGTCGATGACAACGACAGATTTTCAGGCGCACAAGAAGGACTATCTAACCCTGATTGCGGAACCGGCGAAGGCGTTTATATCCGCGATCGTACCGCTTCTCCCGGAGGCCATTTCTCCGGGTATTGAAGGGATTCCGAGGACAAACGGCTCGATTGCACCGATCAACAACGACCGACGCTTCTCGCCTGACAAACCACCATACAAGGATCACCTGTTGTTTCGGTTTTGGGAGGGACCGGATAAGAAAACGGCACCCACGCTGTTTGTACGGATTGCGCCCGAATCAGCAGGATTCGCATCCGGAGTCGTGTTCGCCGACGTCGCCAGGTGGCGTACAAGAATTGCCGCCGATGGCGACGGCCTGGTACTAGCGATTGCGTCGCTCCGCACGAATCGATCCGCCGAAGTCGTCGGAGAATCTCTCAAACGAACCCCCGCACCGTACGCAGACGATCATCGTCATGCAGCGCTACTGCGGCACAAGATGTTCCAAGTACGTTGGCTTGCTACCGGTATCGACATCGCGGCGGACGGACTCGTCGAACAGGCGGCGGCCGAGTTGTCCGTCGCTTTTGCGGTGCATCTGTGGCTCGGAGCACTCTGA
- a CDS encoding NAD(P)H-hydrate epimerase produces the protein MSNPGCTFTDDHGNPVPSVGEAEMREIDRIAIEETGPNLFQMMENAGRNVALTAIDMLGGDWPDVPIVVLAGTGGNGGGGITAARHLRNHGGNVTVIITSVDGMGEIPAAQLHVYRNSGGAVHEDPTGEPSLIIDALIGYSLTGALRGRSLELIEWANDSASAVLSVDLPSGVDATTGAAAGAAIEADTTLTLALPKSGLCSSDAGKLILGDIGIPAAVYAQIGIHAAGRVFGGHYRLPLTRVKNERR, from the coding sequence ATGAGCAATCCCGGCTGTACGTTCACTGACGACCACGGAAACCCCGTCCCGTCCGTCGGTGAAGCCGAGATGCGCGAGATCGACAGGATCGCGATCGAGGAGACGGGTCCCAACCTGTTCCAAATGATGGAAAACGCTGGCAGGAACGTCGCCCTCACGGCAATCGACATGTTGGGTGGCGACTGGCCGGATGTGCCCATCGTTGTGCTGGCCGGCACCGGCGGCAACGGCGGTGGTGGGATCACCGCGGCCCGGCACTTGAGAAACCACGGAGGCAACGTCACGGTGATCATCACCTCGGTCGACGGTATGGGGGAGATCCCTGCTGCACAGCTACACGTCTATCGAAATAGCGGCGGTGCTGTACACGAAGATCCAACGGGAGAGCCGAGTTTGATCATCGACGCCCTCATCGGATACAGCCTCACGGGTGCTCTAAGGGGTCGATCGCTCGAACTGATCGAATGGGCCAATGATTCTGCCAGTGCCGTATTGTCGGTCGACCTTCCTTCAGGTGTCGACGCAACCACTGGTGCAGCGGCCGGTGCCGCTATCGAAGCAGACACAACACTCACGCTGGCGTTGCCGAAATCCGGCCTGTGCTCAAGTGACGCCGGAAAACTTATCCTCGGCGACATAGGGATTCCGGCAGCGGTGTACGCACAGATAGGGATACACGCCGCAGGCCGTGTCTTCGGTGGCCACTACCGCCTGCCGCTTACCCGGGTCAAGAACGAACGGCGGTAA